A genomic stretch from Dyella sp. M7H15-1 includes:
- the bioF gene encoding 8-amino-7-oxononanoate synthase — protein MARAVAARPDLLERLAVQTAERAQAQLQRRLHTIDASHRPYVEVGGQRLLAFCTNDYLGLAQDPRLIAALKKAADTCGVGSGSAHLICGHHREHAALEEALAEWTGRERALLFSTGHMANLGVIQALLQRDDLCVQDKLNHACLLDGAQLAGAVLKRYPHADANAAARPLQRAANSYALLATDGVFSMDGDIAPLQALATLCASERASLMVDDAHGLGVLGHDGAGSVMEAGLTERDVPILMATLGKALGCGGAFVAGSATLIDGLTQFARTYVYTTAMPPALAAAAHCAVTLARSENWRREKLNALIQRFRFGAKQLGLPLMPSRTAIQPLMLGDAQRAVDTSRALEAQGLLAVAIRPPTVPHGQARLRITLSANHEESHVDRLLQALESLRLADASV, from the coding sequence GTGGCCAGAGCTGTGGCTGCGCGGCCTGACTTGCTCGAGCGTCTGGCCGTCCAGACGGCCGAACGCGCACAGGCACAATTGCAACGCCGCCTGCACACCATCGATGCAAGCCATAGACCCTATGTGGAAGTCGGTGGGCAACGCCTGCTGGCCTTCTGCACCAATGATTATCTTGGCCTAGCGCAAGATCCGCGCTTGATTGCCGCCTTGAAGAAAGCCGCCGATACATGCGGTGTCGGCAGCGGCTCGGCGCATCTGATCTGCGGCCATCATCGCGAACACGCCGCGCTGGAAGAAGCGTTGGCCGAGTGGACCGGGCGCGAACGCGCACTGCTGTTTTCCACCGGCCACATGGCCAACCTCGGTGTGATCCAGGCACTTCTCCAACGTGACGATCTATGCGTGCAAGACAAGCTCAATCACGCCTGCCTGCTGGATGGCGCGCAACTGGCCGGCGCCGTGTTGAAGCGTTATCCGCATGCTGATGCCAACGCCGCCGCTCGCCCATTACAGCGCGCCGCGAACAGTTACGCCCTGCTCGCCACCGATGGCGTATTCAGCATGGATGGCGATATCGCCCCGTTGCAGGCATTGGCGACTCTGTGCGCAAGCGAGCGAGCCAGCTTGATGGTGGATGACGCACACGGGCTGGGGGTATTGGGACACGACGGCGCCGGCAGCGTCATGGAAGCAGGTTTGACCGAACGCGACGTGCCGATTCTGATGGCGACGCTAGGCAAGGCGCTCGGTTGCGGGGGCGCATTTGTTGCCGGCTCCGCGACGTTGATCGATGGCTTGACCCAATTCGCGCGCACCTATGTTTACACCACAGCCATGCCCCCGGCTCTTGCCGCGGCAGCCCATTGCGCGGTCACGTTGGCCCGCAGTGAAAACTGGCGGAGGGAAAAGCTCAACGCGCTGATCCAGCGCTTCCGCTTCGGCGCGAAACAACTCGGCTTACCGCTGATGCCTTCGCGCACGGCCATCCAACCGCTGATGCTGGGTGATGCCCAGCGCGCCGTGGACACCTCCCGCGCCCTGGAGGCCCAGGGCCTGCTTGCCGTCGCCATCCGCCCGCCCACCGTCCCTCATGGGCAGGCGCGCCTGCGCATCACCTTGTCGGCCAACCACGAGGAAAGCCATGTGGATAGGCTCTTGCAGGCACTTGAGTCCCTGCGTCTGGCGGATGCGTCGGTATAA
- a CDS encoding sulfurtransferase has protein sequence MSILNISAYRFVSLDDLPALRERVFAQCEALALKGTILLAPEGINLFLAAPREAIDAFMAWLHQDSRFAGLEAKESPSDQVPFKRMRVRLKKEIITLRQPTIRPEGGRAPAVDAATLKRWLDQGHDDRSRDVILLDTRNAYETDIGMFPQAVDYRIARFTELPGALAADQARYHGKTVVSYCTGGIRCEKAVLHMQDIGMENVYQLEGGILKYFEEVGGTHWEGDCFVFDERGAVDKALAPLDLLPLPYGEGAEST, from the coding sequence ATGTCGATCCTCAATATTTCCGCTTACCGCTTCGTCAGCCTGGACGATCTGCCGGCGTTGCGCGAACGGGTGTTTGCACAGTGCGAGGCGCTGGCGCTGAAAGGCACCATTTTGCTGGCACCCGAGGGGATCAACCTGTTCCTGGCCGCTCCGCGCGAAGCGATCGACGCCTTCATGGCGTGGCTGCATCAGGATTCGCGCTTTGCTGGCCTTGAGGCGAAAGAATCGCCCTCCGACCAGGTGCCGTTCAAACGTATGCGCGTGCGTCTGAAGAAGGAAATCATCACGCTGCGACAACCTACCATTCGCCCCGAAGGTGGACGCGCGCCCGCGGTGGATGCGGCGACGCTCAAGCGTTGGCTGGATCAGGGGCACGACGATCGCAGCCGCGACGTGATTCTGCTGGATACGCGCAACGCCTATGAAACCGACATAGGCATGTTTCCGCAGGCTGTCGATTACCGCATTGCCCGTTTTACCGAATTGCCCGGCGCACTGGCAGCCGATCAGGCGCGCTACCACGGCAAGACGGTGGTGTCGTATTGCACCGGTGGCATTCGTTGCGAAAAAGCAGTGTTGCATATGCAAGACATCGGCATGGAAAACGTGTACCAGTTGGAAGGCGGCATCCTGAAGTATTTCGAGGAGGTCGGCGGCACGCATTGGGAAGGCGACTGCTTTGTCTTCGATGAGCGAGGCGCCGTCGACAAGGCACTCGCACCCCTGGATTTGCTCCCTCTCCCCTATGGGGAGGGAGCTGAAAGCACATGA
- the bioH gene encoding pimeloyl-ACP methyl ester esterase BioH, whose amino-acid sequence MSLHIEVHGSGPMPLVMIHGWAMHGGIFAPLVEALRERCTIYLVDLPGHGYSRHCGLPLDPSPCARAIADATPPAVWMGWSLGGLVALNAALELPQHVRALAMLCATPRFVVAEDWPHGRDASLVQQLAADLETDYHATIERFLALEVMGSPDPLGDLRKLRAEVFSRGEPDLRILQEGIRILDQTDLRASLPQLKAKPSWWSAGRLDRLVHPAAMQTSADACGGECHVIARAGHAPFLSHPDAVAQILLPWLESLR is encoded by the coding sequence ATGAGCCTGCATATCGAGGTCCACGGCAGCGGCCCGATGCCGCTGGTGATGATCCACGGCTGGGCGATGCACGGCGGCATCTTTGCGCCGCTGGTGGAAGCCTTGCGTGAACGCTGCACGATATATCTGGTCGATCTGCCCGGTCACGGCTACTCGCGCCACTGCGGCCTGCCACTGGATCCATCGCCATGCGCACGCGCCATCGCCGACGCCACGCCGCCAGCCGTATGGATGGGCTGGTCGCTCGGCGGACTGGTCGCGCTCAATGCAGCACTGGAGCTTCCGCAGCACGTTCGCGCGCTGGCCATGTTGTGCGCCACGCCGCGCTTTGTGGTCGCTGAAGATTGGCCGCACGGCCGGGATGCTTCACTGGTGCAACAACTCGCCGCCGATTTGGAAACCGACTACCACGCCACCATTGAACGTTTCCTGGCACTGGAAGTGATGGGTAGTCCCGATCCGCTCGGTGATCTACGCAAACTACGCGCCGAAGTGTTTTCGCGTGGTGAACCTGATTTACGCATATTGCAGGAAGGCATTCGCATTCTCGACCAGACCGATCTGCGCGCTAGCCTCCCGCAACTGAAAGCAAAACCGAGTTGGTGGAGTGCCGGGCGACTGGATCGTCTGGTGCATCCGGCTGCGATGCAGACATCTGCGGATGCGTGCGGCGGCGAATGTCACGTCATTGCGCGCGCCGGACATGCTCCGTTCCTGAGCCACCCTGATGCCGTAGCGCAGATTTTGCTGCCCTGGCTTGAATCCCTTCGATGA
- the bioC gene encoding malonyl-ACP O-methyltransferase BioC, whose product MSDFQVDHRRVRANFSHAAESYEQHDALQREVQQLLLERLDFYLQQPERVIDVGAGTGRGSALLKKRYAKAQVIAVDAALPMLRTAKSHTRWLKPFLRVCGEATALPLPDHSVDVLHSNLCFQWIDDLPTLFDECVRALKPGGMLLFSTFGPDTLRELRAAWASVDQHSHVSRFLDMHDLGDAMINAGLRDPVLDVDRYTLTYSEPKALLYELKGLGATHADRVRKRGLTGKHHFQSMLATYEAMRKDGRIPATWEVVTAHAWGPPPGQSRRTKDGGEIASFSIDSLRGSRRR is encoded by the coding sequence ATGAGTGATTTCCAAGTCGACCATCGCCGGGTGCGCGCCAATTTCAGCCACGCTGCCGAGAGCTACGAGCAACACGACGCCTTGCAGCGCGAAGTGCAACAACTTCTGCTGGAACGGCTCGATTTCTATCTGCAGCAACCCGAGCGCGTCATCGATGTCGGCGCCGGCACCGGTCGCGGCAGCGCATTGCTGAAAAAGCGCTACGCCAAGGCACAGGTGATCGCCGTGGATGCTGCTTTGCCGATGCTGCGCACGGCCAAGTCCCACACACGCTGGCTCAAACCGTTCCTGCGCGTATGCGGTGAAGCCACGGCATTGCCCCTGCCTGATCACAGTGTCGATGTCTTGCACTCGAATCTGTGTTTCCAATGGATCGATGACCTGCCCACGCTGTTCGATGAATGCGTGCGCGCACTGAAGCCGGGTGGCATGTTGCTGTTTTCCACCTTCGGCCCGGATACCTTGCGCGAACTGCGTGCGGCATGGGCATCGGTGGATCAGCACTCACATGTCAGCCGCTTTCTGGATATGCACGATCTGGGCGACGCCATGATCAATGCCGGCCTGCGTGATCCGGTACTGGATGTGGATCGTTACACGCTCACCTACAGCGAACCGAAAGCATTGCTGTATGAGCTCAAGGGACTCGGAGCTACTCACGCTGACCGTGTCCGCAAGCGCGGACTGACCGGCAAACACCACTTTCAGAGCATGCTCGCAACCTACGAAGCCATGCGCAAAGACGGCCGCATTCCCGCCACGTGGGAGGTGGTGACCGCTCACGCTTGGGGTCCACCGCCCGGCCAATCGCGTCGCACCAAGGATGGCGGCGAAATCGCCAGCTTCTCGATCGACAGCCTGCGCGGGTCGCGGCGGCGCTAG
- the tal gene encoding transaldolase — MEHPTRTLNGLGQSLWLDNITRSMLGDGTLLGYREQKSVTGLTSNPTIFAQAIKSGKDYDASIRAAGQVEPETIFFGLAIDDLRRAAAIFEPVYQHTHGVDGWVSLEVSPLLADDTARTVEQSVALHKQAAVHNLFIKVPGTPAGIGAIEELIFRGVPINVTLLFSPVQYQAAADAWLRGLERRHAAGLDLDVASVASIFISRWDVKVADKVSAELQNKLGFAVCGQIYAKYRQLLDSPRLQRLQNAGARVQRLLWASTGTKDPQASDVLYIENLVAPLTVNTMPQKTLLAFADHGKAAHLMALNDPSVASTLAKFEAAGILVEPLAKTLQQEGADTFVKSWRELLDTISERMGATA; from the coding sequence ATGGAACACCCAACCCGCACGCTCAATGGACTCGGCCAGAGCCTTTGGCTGGATAACATCACGCGAAGCATGTTGGGCGACGGTACCTTACTAGGCTACCGCGAGCAAAAGAGTGTTACCGGCCTGACCTCCAACCCCACCATCTTTGCCCAGGCCATCAAGTCCGGTAAGGACTATGACGCGTCGATCCGCGCTGCCGGGCAGGTGGAGCCGGAAACGATTTTCTTCGGCTTGGCCATCGACGACCTTCGTCGCGCCGCCGCCATCTTCGAGCCGGTCTATCAGCATACGCATGGCGTGGACGGATGGGTGTCGCTGGAAGTTTCGCCGTTGCTGGCGGACGACACCGCCCGCACCGTCGAGCAGTCGGTTGCACTGCACAAGCAGGCCGCGGTGCACAACCTTTTCATCAAGGTGCCGGGCACGCCGGCCGGCATCGGCGCCATCGAAGAACTGATCTTCCGCGGCGTGCCGATCAATGTGACCCTCCTGTTCTCGCCCGTGCAATACCAGGCGGCGGCCGATGCCTGGCTGCGCGGCCTTGAACGTCGTCATGCGGCAGGATTGGATCTGGACGTGGCTTCGGTCGCGTCGATATTCATCAGTCGCTGGGATGTGAAAGTGGCCGACAAGGTATCGGCTGAGCTGCAGAATAAACTCGGCTTTGCGGTATGCGGACAGATTTACGCTAAGTACCGCCAGCTACTTGATTCGCCACGCCTGCAGCGCCTGCAGAACGCCGGGGCGCGCGTACAGCGCCTGCTCTGGGCCAGCACGGGCACCAAGGATCCGCAAGCCAGCGATGTGCTTTACATTGAAAACCTGGTAGCGCCGCTGACCGTCAACACCATGCCGCAAAAGACCCTGTTGGCCTTCGCCGATCATGGCAAGGCTGCGCATCTGATGGCCCTGAACGACCCGAGCGTGGCCAGCACGCTGGCGAAGTTCGAGGCTGCTGGCATCCTGGTCGAGCCGCTGGCGAAGACACTTCAGCAGGAAGGTGCCGATACATTCGTGAAGTCCTGGCGCGAATTGCTGGATACCATCAGCGAGCGCATGGGAGCCACCGCATGA
- the pgi gene encoding glucose-6-phosphate isomerase → MSALREKAAWRALEQHQSELARHHLRDLFAMDPGRAERYRAEAAGWKFDYARHRINDQTLEHLFALARECGLEARRDAMFAGEKINITEQRAALHVALRAPARNVIKVDGVNVVPQVHTVLRRMVEFANDIREGRWLGFTGKPIRNIVNVGIGGSDLGPVMAFEALRHYSDRKLQMRFVSNVDYTDFAEAVIDLRPEETLFIVASKTFTTLETMTNAHSARDWLMKAAGGDKKAVAKHFVALSTHAKAVEEFGISADHMYGFWDWVGGRYSMDSAIGLSTMMAVGPDAFSEMLAGFHAMDEHFRTAPLKRNLPVIMGLLGVWYTDFFHAETVAVLPYEQYLKRFPAYLQQLTMESNGKHVTLEGASVDYPTGPIYWGEPGTNGQHSFYQLIHQGTRLIPCDFVGFAQSLNPSGRHHDLLIANVIAQAEALAFGKTLQQVKDEGISDELAPHRVFEGNRPSSLLLADRLTPAVLGSLVALYEHSVFTQATIWNINPFDQWGVELGKQLALRVVDEIESPRKPLNHDSATNATITWYRKTRRKVSIEAAAPVSAVKPQRVLVIDIGGSHVKAMLSGNPREVEIKSGRLLAPETMIKQLRPTIRGWKYDAVTIGYPGPLLHDRIARDPYNLGKGWVGFDFAKAFGCPVRVINDAAMQALGSYEGGRMLFLGLGTGLGTAFIVDGVIEPMELAHLPYKKGTFEDYVGTRGLKKLGKKKWHAYVFDVVEQLRAALEPDYVVLGGGNVRHLIELPEGVRRGDNRNAFIGGFRLWENHA, encoded by the coding sequence ATGAGCGCGTTACGCGAGAAAGCGGCATGGCGCGCACTGGAACAACATCAATCCGAACTGGCCCGACACCATCTGCGTGATCTTTTCGCGATGGATCCCGGTCGCGCCGAGCGCTATCGCGCCGAGGCCGCGGGCTGGAAGTTCGATTATGCACGTCATCGCATTAACGACCAGACGTTGGAACATCTGTTTGCGCTAGCGCGTGAATGTGGACTGGAAGCCCGCCGCGACGCCATGTTCGCGGGCGAAAAGATCAACATCACCGAACAGCGCGCGGCCTTGCATGTTGCCTTACGCGCACCGGCGCGCAATGTGATCAAGGTCGATGGCGTCAATGTAGTGCCCCAAGTGCACACGGTGCTCAGGCGCATGGTCGAATTTGCCAACGATATCCGCGAAGGGCGCTGGCTTGGCTTTACCGGCAAACCGATTCGCAACATCGTCAATGTTGGCATCGGCGGATCCGACCTCGGGCCGGTGATGGCGTTTGAAGCCTTGCGTCACTACAGCGATCGCAAGTTGCAGATGCGCTTCGTTTCTAACGTGGACTACACCGACTTCGCTGAAGCGGTGATTGATCTGCGCCCCGAGGAAACCCTGTTTATCGTTGCCTCCAAGACCTTCACCACACTGGAAACGATGACCAACGCGCACAGTGCGCGCGACTGGTTGATGAAAGCAGCGGGTGGCGACAAGAAAGCAGTTGCCAAGCACTTTGTCGCGCTATCCACCCATGCGAAGGCGGTGGAAGAATTTGGCATTTCCGCCGATCACATGTATGGCTTTTGGGATTGGGTGGGCGGCCGTTATTCGATGGATTCGGCCATCGGCCTGTCCACCATGATGGCGGTCGGCCCGGATGCTTTCAGCGAAATGCTCGCTGGTTTCCACGCGATGGATGAGCATTTCCGCACCGCGCCATTGAAACGCAACCTGCCGGTCATCATGGGCTTGCTGGGCGTGTGGTACACGGATTTCTTCCATGCCGAAACCGTGGCCGTGCTGCCGTATGAGCAGTATCTCAAACGTTTTCCTGCCTATTTGCAGCAGCTCACGATGGAGTCGAATGGCAAGCACGTCACGCTGGAAGGTGCCAGCGTCGATTACCCCACTGGCCCCATCTATTGGGGCGAGCCAGGCACCAACGGGCAGCATTCGTTCTATCAACTTATCCATCAGGGTACGCGGCTGATTCCTTGTGATTTCGTTGGTTTCGCGCAGTCATTGAATCCGTCTGGCCGCCATCACGATCTGTTGATTGCCAATGTCATCGCACAAGCGGAAGCTCTGGCTTTCGGCAAGACTTTGCAGCAAGTGAAAGATGAGGGCATCAGTGACGAGCTGGCGCCGCACCGTGTGTTCGAAGGCAATCGTCCTTCCAGCCTACTGCTGGCTGATCGTCTTACGCCGGCTGTGCTGGGCAGCCTAGTTGCCCTTTATGAGCATAGCGTGTTCACGCAAGCGACGATCTGGAACATCAACCCTTTCGATCAATGGGGCGTGGAACTGGGCAAGCAACTGGCTCTGCGCGTAGTGGACGAGATTGAATCGCCGCGCAAGCCACTCAATCACGACAGCGCTACCAATGCGACAATTACGTGGTATCGCAAGACGCGTCGCAAGGTATCGATCGAAGCTGCCGCGCCTGTATCTGCAGTCAAGCCGCAGCGCGTGCTGGTGATCGATATTGGTGGCAGCCACGTCAAGGCCATGCTCAGCGGCAATCCACGCGAAGTGGAGATCAAGTCCGGTCGCTTGCTAGCGCCGGAAACGATGATCAAACAATTGCGCCCGACGATTCGGGGCTGGAAATACGATGCAGTGACGATCGGTTATCCCGGCCCGCTCCTGCACGATCGCATTGCGCGCGATCCGTACAACCTTGGCAAAGGTTGGGTGGGTTTCGATTTCGCCAAGGCGTTCGGTTGCCCGGTGAGGGTTATCAACGATGCAGCCATGCAGGCATTGGGTAGTTACGAAGGTGGTCGCATGTTGTTCCTTGGCCTGGGCACTGGCCTGGGCACGGCGTTTATCGTCGACGGTGTCATCGAGCCGATGGAGCTGGCACATCTTCCGTATAAGAAAGGCACGTTCGAGGACTACGTTGGCACGCGCGGCCTGAAAAAACTCGGCAAGAAGAAATGGCATGCGTATGTCTTCGATGTGGTCGAGCAATTGCGCGCGGCACTTGAGCCCGATTACGTCGTGCTTGGCGGTGGTAATGTACGCCACCTCATCGAGTTGCCCGAAGGCGTACGCCGTGGCGACAACCGTAACGCCTTTATCGGCGGATTTCGCTTGTGGGAGAACCATGCATGA
- the gnd gene encoding phosphogluconate dehydrogenase (NAD(+)-dependent, decarboxylating), which produces MSAATSRKETLQLGFVGLGRMGLNMVRRMQQAGIDCVVFDTNIDARKEAASYGSTIAESIQDLAGKLEGSRAVWLMLPTAVVDAVLDQLVPLLSAGDIVIDGGNSHYVEDLRRAEALSKHRIMYVDVGVSGGVWGCERGYCQMIGGPEQAYKRLEPAFVALAPGVGAAPRSEGRTGDPSPAENGYLYCGPSGAGHFVKMIHNGIEYGLMTAYAEGLNVLKGANAGKHKRSADAETSPLEHPERYQYDFPISEITELWRRGSVIGSWLLDLTATELNRDPSLKDYTGRVSDSGEGRWTAQAAIDEGVPVPVLTAALFGRFTSQGNELYANKVMSAMRHAFGGHHEVTTDNKD; this is translated from the coding sequence ATGAGCGCAGCAACATCACGGAAGGAAACACTGCAACTGGGTTTTGTTGGTTTGGGACGCATGGGGCTGAACATGGTTCGCCGCATGCAGCAAGCGGGCATCGATTGCGTGGTATTCGATACGAATATCGATGCGCGCAAAGAAGCTGCCAGCTATGGCTCGACCATCGCCGAATCGATTCAGGACTTGGCCGGCAAGCTTGAAGGTTCACGAGCCGTATGGCTGATGTTGCCGACGGCAGTGGTCGATGCGGTGCTCGATCAGCTTGTGCCGCTGCTATCTGCTGGCGATATCGTCATCGACGGCGGCAACTCGCATTACGTGGAGGACCTGCGGCGCGCTGAGGCGCTCAGCAAGCATCGGATCATGTACGTTGACGTCGGGGTCAGCGGCGGCGTGTGGGGGTGCGAGCGCGGTTATTGCCAGATGATTGGTGGCCCTGAACAGGCTTACAAACGGCTGGAGCCTGCTTTTGTTGCACTAGCGCCTGGCGTGGGAGCAGCGCCGCGCAGCGAAGGGCGCACGGGTGATCCGTCGCCGGCTGAAAACGGTTATCTGTATTGCGGCCCTAGTGGTGCCGGCCACTTCGTAAAGATGATTCACAACGGCATCGAATACGGCTTGATGACCGCTTATGCGGAGGGCCTCAACGTGCTGAAGGGTGCCAATGCCGGCAAACACAAGCGCAGTGCCGATGCCGAAACCTCGCCGCTGGAGCATCCGGAACGCTATCAATACGACTTCCCCATCAGCGAGATCACGGAACTGTGGCGTCGCGGCAGCGTGATCGGCTCGTGGCTGTTGGATCTCACGGCTACCGAACTGAACCGCGATCCCTCTTTGAAGGATTACACCGGTCGTGTTTCCGATTCCGGCGAAGGGCGTTGGACGGCACAAGCCGCAATCGATGAAGGCGTGCCCGTACCGGTGCTTACGGCAGCACTATTCGGTCGCTTTACTTCACAGGGCAACGAGCTTTACGCGAACAAGGTGATGTCCGCGATGCGCCATGCTTTCGGTGGTCATCATGAAGTCACGACCGACAACAAGGATTGA